The DNA region ATGGCCTGCGAACTGATGCCGAGTGGCCCACCATTTTTGACGGTAGACAGAACCGAGCCGTTCAACGCCATATCCTCGGCGTTCCTGCCAAGTATCCGGCTGTCTTCAGGCATAGGGATAGTGTAGCGCATCAGGGCGTTGTCGGAGACCACCACGATCTCCTTGACGAAGGTCTCGATGAAGGCCCTGCGCTCGGTCAGTTCGCTCTTCTTCAGGAACTCGCTCATGTCCTGAGCGTAGGCCGCTATGGTTTCCACGTCGTCCAGTGCGGCTCTGCGCTGCGGGAGGCCGCCTCCCGCATCCCCCGGGAGACCTCTTGGGCGAGGTTCTCCGAATAGAACTCGTCCACGGTCTCGATGATGCCCTCCAGCAGCTTGCCCGTGGGGGTGTCGTCAGCGTGCTCGGTGATGGAGAAGACCCTGACTCTCTTGCGCCTGAGCATGGACTTGTAGACGACGGCGTGCTCCCGCTTGCGGGTGAAGCGGGAGAACTTCCAGACGAGGATCTCCCGGAACGGGGCGTTGGTCCTGGAGGCCGTGTCGATCATATCCTTGAACTGGGGCCGGTCACTCCTTGAAGAAGCTCAGCTGGACCGGCTCGCCCAGGAGGATTGCGAGACCTCCGGGCAACCGGGCCGCGAAGCGGAAGAGGCCGTACATGGCTCCCCCGGACGGCTCGGCGCCCTTTCGCCACCGGTAGACCTGCTTGTGGTCGACGCCGATGTGCTTGGCCAGTCCGGCCCAGGTGAAACCGCTGGCCGCCTTGAGGCGTTCGAGGCGGTCGGTGAAGTCCCCCGGGAGCAGGCTGCCGTAGGCCGGCCGTTCCAGGTCCCCGCCGAGACGGGGCGAATCTTTGGTGTTAATCGTCATCAGGCACCTCCTGTTCAAAGAGCTCGTGGAAGTTCTCCACGCCTAGGGCCCTTTGCATCCGACGTCGGATGCGACCCGAGGGCGCTCGCCCCTCGTTGACCAGCATGGAGAGGTAACCGGGGCTGATTCCGACCTCCTTTGCGAGCCAGTTCTGGGAGCGGTTCAGAAGGTTGAGCCGCCGCCAGAGAACCGCTGCGTCCAGCCGGACA from Dehalococcoidia bacterium includes:
- a CDS encoding helix-turn-helix transcriptional regulator; the encoded protein is MKGRPRRAGRTVVRLDAAVLWRRLNLLNRSQNWLAKEVGISPGYLSMLVNEGRAPSGRIRRRMQRALGVENFHELFEQEVPDDD
- a CDS encoding recombinase family protein — protein: MIDTASRTNAPFREILVWKFSRFTRKREHAVVYKSMLRRKRVRVFSITEHADDTPTGKLLEGIIETVDEFYSENLAQEVSRGMREAASRSAEPHWTTWKP